The proteins below are encoded in one region of Rhodoluna lacicola:
- the dacB gene encoding D-alanyl-D-alanine carboxypeptidase/D-alanyl-D-alanine endopeptidase, with the protein MSQSSLGQFYAYVVDVNTGRVLLDIRGNEATPSASVLKVLSVAAGLTYLPATYTATTRVFTVPSQPGTIVLKGGGDHTLSQMTKGSYTTYSKPARLETLANKVLTSWNSDQPISKIILDSSFFKGASYNPHWLASDRTNGYISHITALQVDSDRANGDQTSYAYSGYRSTDPVLKTGTLFKAALKGLAPGAKLVKGATPKDAVELTSVTSQPITTWMAHATGISDNTETEFIARHAAKAFGLPAAFTSVEPMVKTMLSSLGIDSSQLVMKDASGLAQANRVTPKMITELMQKVAQGNSALTPLESYLPVAGLGPGSMGGRFTGANAVARKFVKGKTGFIPGLYSLAGVINAKDGSRLAYSIFARSAGGKKVGWATRGALDTVATRFYSCGAGLYL; encoded by the coding sequence GTGTCGCAGAGCTCACTTGGCCAGTTCTATGCCTACGTGGTGGATGTCAACACTGGGCGAGTGCTGCTAGACATCCGCGGAAACGAAGCAACGCCGTCGGCATCGGTGTTGAAGGTTTTGAGCGTGGCAGCTGGACTTACTTATTTACCGGCAACTTATACCGCAACGACAAGAGTATTTACCGTGCCATCGCAACCAGGAACAATCGTGCTCAAGGGCGGCGGCGACCACACTTTATCCCAGATGACCAAGGGTAGCTACACAACTTATTCCAAGCCGGCACGACTAGAGACGCTAGCGAACAAGGTGCTGACCAGTTGGAATAGCGATCAACCAATTAGCAAAATAATTTTGGACAGTAGCTTTTTTAAGGGTGCAAGTTATAACCCGCACTGGTTAGCTAGCGACCGAACCAACGGATACATCTCGCACATCACTGCACTTCAGGTAGACAGTGATCGCGCTAATGGTGATCAAACCAGCTACGCCTACAGCGGGTACCGGAGCACAGATCCGGTGCTAAAGACTGGAACGCTTTTCAAGGCGGCCCTAAAGGGATTAGCACCAGGGGCCAAACTAGTAAAGGGAGCCACTCCAAAGGATGCGGTTGAGCTAACGTCGGTAACCAGCCAACCAATTACCACTTGGATGGCTCATGCAACTGGAATCTCGGACAACACCGAAACCGAATTCATTGCTCGTCACGCTGCCAAAGCATTTGGCCTACCCGCTGCCTTCACCTCGGTGGAGCCAATGGTGAAAACAATGCTGTCTAGTCTTGGCATCGACTCCAGTCAATTGGTTATGAAAGATGCCTCTGGCTTGGCGCAGGCCAACCGGGTAACCCCAAAAATGATTACCGAACTAATGCAAAAGGTTGCGCAAGGAAACAGTGCGCTTACACCGCTCGAAAGTTACCTTCCAGTTGCAGGCCTGGGCCCAGGTTCGATGGGTGGCCGCTTCACCGGAGCTAACGCGGTGGCAAGAAAGTTCGTCAAGGGAAAGACCGGTTTCATCCCGGGTCTATACAGTTTGGCCGGAGTGATAAACGCCAAAGACGGCAGCCGCTTGGCTTATTCAATTTTTGCTCGAAGCGCCGGTGGCAAAAAGGTTGGCTGGGCAACTCGCGGGGCTCTAGATACCGTGGCTACTCGTTTTTATTCTTGCGGGGCTGGGCTTTACCTGTAA
- a CDS encoding heavy metal translocating P-type ATPase, whose amino-acid sequence MSKTMRNDYLFLLITVASLGAGLLQPQSSLGSVIAYACGASVGFVISLALLIRAIRLGEFGSDVLALIAIFVTALTGEWIASSVISVMLATGRALERWAEGRARTQLESLLKRAPNSAHLVQSDGSVIDAPIGKVALGSRIMVRSGEVVPLDGFVIGQGTFDESALTGEPIPQFRVAGEEVASGVVNAGGSVEINTSKTSETSTYSSLVRLVEQAQASTASGVRVANKWAVRFVPFALLLAAASWLLTGDYSNAVAVIVAATPCPLILAVPVAIISGMSKAAAKGAIIKGGAALEQLARAKTVLLDKTGTLTQGGPEVSSVAFAPGADQSKVFMLAASLEQSSPHVVAKSILAEAARRKLSLTLATNVKENHGVGLEGKVGEQHVRVGQISGSLPKWAPLENALIVGIEIDGLLQAVIGLDDPLRDEAKGTLLTLRKLGVDKILMVSGDRKSTADQVGAEVGVDQVFAECTPERKLEIVHAEMLATKGTVIAVGDGINDAPALAAATVGVAMGARGATAASEAADVVIIEDSIKHLATAVLISQGARNRALQAAGIGMSLAVAAMLLAATGIMNATVAAVTQEFIDMAAILWALVPVASKLKN is encoded by the coding sequence GTGAGTAAAACCATGCGAAATGACTACCTGTTCTTGCTGATAACTGTGGCAAGTCTTGGTGCCGGCCTGCTGCAGCCCCAAAGTTCGTTGGGTTCGGTAATTGCATACGCGTGCGGAGCATCGGTGGGTTTTGTAATTTCGCTGGCTCTCTTAATTAGGGCCATTCGCCTAGGAGAATTTGGCAGCGATGTTCTAGCGCTAATTGCAATATTTGTGACCGCCCTGACCGGGGAATGGATAGCTTCTAGCGTGATTTCGGTGATGCTTGCCACCGGCCGTGCCTTGGAGCGCTGGGCTGAGGGCAGGGCTAGAACTCAACTTGAATCGCTTTTGAAACGTGCGCCCAACTCAGCGCATCTAGTTCAGTCAGACGGATCCGTGATTGATGCACCGATTGGCAAAGTTGCCCTTGGCTCCAGAATCATGGTGCGCTCGGGTGAGGTTGTCCCACTAGATGGATTCGTGATTGGTCAGGGAACCTTCGATGAGTCAGCCCTAACTGGTGAGCCAATCCCGCAATTTCGAGTTGCTGGCGAAGAGGTGGCTTCTGGCGTGGTGAATGCCGGTGGTTCGGTTGAAATCAACACAAGCAAGACTTCGGAGACCTCCACCTATTCGTCTCTGGTGCGTTTAGTTGAGCAGGCACAGGCATCGACGGCAAGTGGAGTTCGCGTGGCAAATAAATGGGCGGTGCGTTTCGTACCCTTTGCCCTTTTACTAGCGGCGGCAAGTTGGCTTTTGACTGGCGATTATTCCAACGCAGTTGCCGTTATCGTGGCCGCCACGCCTTGCCCACTTATCCTTGCGGTGCCAGTGGCGATTATTTCTGGAATGTCTAAGGCTGCTGCCAAGGGAGCAATCATTAAGGGCGGTGCAGCTTTAGAACAACTCGCCCGCGCGAAGACTGTGCTGCTAGATAAAACTGGAACTCTGACTCAAGGCGGGCCAGAGGTGTCAAGCGTTGCTTTTGCTCCTGGGGCAGACCAATCCAAGGTTTTTATGTTGGCCGCATCGCTCGAGCAGTCAAGCCCGCACGTGGTAGCAAAGTCAATTCTTGCCGAAGCAGCTCGCAGAAAACTTTCGCTCACACTCGCCACCAATGTCAAAGAAAATCACGGCGTTGGCCTGGAGGGAAAAGTTGGCGAGCAACATGTGCGCGTCGGGCAGATATCGGGGTCGCTGCCTAAATGGGCTCCGCTAGAGAACGCATTGATTGTTGGAATTGAAATTGATGGTTTACTTCAAGCTGTGATTGGCCTAGATGATCCGCTGCGCGATGAAGCAAAAGGAACTTTGCTAACTCTAAGAAAACTTGGCGTCGACAAAATTTTGATGGTTTCTGGTGATCGCAAATCAACCGCCGACCAGGTTGGTGCCGAGGTGGGCGTGGACCAGGTTTTCGCCGAGTGCACTCCCGAGCGCAAGCTTGAAATAGTTCATGCCGAAATGCTCGCTACCAAGGGAACCGTGATTGCCGTTGGCGATGGCATCAACGATGCACCTGCACTTGCGGCAGCGACGGTTGGCGTGGCCATGGGTGCTCGCGGAGCGACAGCGGCAAGTGAGGCAGCGGACGTAGTGATAATTGAAGATTCCATAAAGCATCTAGCTACTGCCGTATTGATTTCCCAAGGGGCGCGCAATCGTGCCCTTCAGGCAGCCGGAATTGGAATGAGCCTTGCAGTTGCAGCAATGCTTTTAGCGGCAACCGGAATCATGAACGCAACCGTCGCAGCAGTGACTCAAGAGTTTATTGACATGGCTGCGATTCTTTGGGCACTGGTCCCAGTTGCCAGCAAACTAAAAAATTAG
- a CDS encoding substrate-binding domain-containing protein, with protein sequence MKKGRIVAAIAATVLAFTACAPAADSGAGDDKITIGATFPVLDAFLQKVADGIQAEADAQGAELTLVAADNKVDVQLSQVENFIAQGVDAILVVAVDTSAAGPMTDAAKAAGVPIVYVNRNPAQAGVPYVGSNSLVSGQLEMEQLAKLANNKGDVVIMQGEVTNEAALDRTKGCEEKAAAAGMKVVKIGTANWDRAQGQKLMENWIQSGTKFDVVCANNDEMALGAILALKAAGKKLGVGGVLVGGVDATADALASLEAGELATTVFQDASGQGSGGVKAAIALINGESVPDYVDVPYQLVTLDNISDFKGK encoded by the coding sequence ATGAAGAAGGGCCGGATCGTTGCAGCAATCGCCGCAACCGTACTGGCATTTACCGCTTGTGCACCTGCTGCCGATTCTGGCGCTGGTGACGACAAGATCACCATCGGTGCAACATTCCCTGTTCTAGACGCATTCCTTCAAAAGGTTGCTGACGGTATTCAGGCTGAAGCAGACGCACAGGGTGCAGAACTTACCCTTGTAGCTGCAGACAACAAGGTTGATGTACAGCTAAGCCAGGTTGAGAACTTCATCGCCCAGGGCGTTGACGCAATTCTTGTGGTTGCGGTAGACACTTCAGCTGCTGGTCCTATGACCGATGCAGCTAAGGCCGCTGGCGTACCAATCGTTTACGTAAACCGTAACCCTGCACAGGCTGGCGTTCCTTACGTAGGTTCAAACTCACTCGTATCTGGTCAGCTTGAAATGGAGCAGCTTGCAAAGCTTGCTAACAACAAGGGTGACGTAGTCATCATGCAGGGTGAGGTTACAAACGAAGCCGCTCTTGACCGCACCAAGGGTTGTGAAGAGAAGGCTGCAGCAGCAGGCATGAAGGTTGTCAAGATCGGAACTGCAAACTGGGACCGCGCTCAGGGCCAGAAGCTAATGGAAAACTGGATTCAGTCAGGCACCAAGTTTGACGTTGTTTGTGCAAACAATGACGAAATGGCTCTAGGTGCAATCCTTGCTCTGAAGGCTGCAGGTAAGAAGCTTGGCGTTGGTGGAGTGCTAGTTGGTGGCGTTGACGCTACTGCAGACGCTCTAGCATCACTTGAGGCTGGCGAACTAGCTACCACCGTGTTCCAGGATGCATCTGGTCAGGGTTCAGGTGGTGTAAAGGCTGCTATCGCACTAATCAACGGCGAGTCAGTTCCTGACTACGTTGACGTTCCTTACCAGTTGGTAACCCTAGACAACATCTCGGATTTCAAGGGTAAGTAA
- a CDS encoding copper resistance CopC family protein: MKRILNSIAALSLSLTAIIGVSSPALAHSDELKTSPEQGSTVEAGRIPIILTFAEELLTGDDSISHEVVVANEAGALIPALCASAEGFNLSTAAAIDEPGKYTVTWRTVSEDGHPVDGTFDFSVVNNTDYDAASDAVDACVYAMATSGEEPKVISANEESRDALPGALFIGAAFVGVLAVIWIATRRTLKARASITGKAQPRKNKNE, translated from the coding sequence ATGAAGCGAATCCTCAACTCCATAGCAGCCTTAAGCCTATCTCTCACAGCCATCATCGGTGTTTCAAGCCCGGCGTTGGCCCACAGCGATGAGCTAAAAACCAGCCCGGAGCAAGGCTCCACAGTTGAGGCGGGGCGAATTCCAATCATTTTGACCTTCGCCGAGGAGCTGCTAACTGGCGATGACTCGATTAGTCACGAAGTTGTGGTGGCAAATGAGGCCGGAGCCTTGATTCCGGCCCTTTGCGCATCAGCCGAGGGTTTCAACCTAAGCACCGCGGCGGCCATTGACGAGCCAGGAAAATATACGGTGACCTGGCGAACAGTTTCAGAAGACGGTCACCCGGTTGATGGAACTTTTGATTTCAGCGTGGTCAATAACACCGATTACGACGCGGCCTCAGATGCAGTGGATGCTTGCGTTTACGCAATGGCCACCAGCGGCGAGGAACCAAAGGTAATTTCGGCAAACGAAGAATCACGTGATGCTCTACCCGGTGCGCTTTTTATTGGTGCCGCCTTCGTTGGAGTCTTGGCAGTTATTTGGATTGCCACTCGACGAACCCTAAAGGCCAGGGCTTCGATTACAGGTAAAGCCCAGCCCCGCAAGAATAAAAACGAGTAG
- a CDS encoding sugar ABC transporter ATP-binding protein produces MSKFIVEMKGITKRFPGVLALNDVKLNLRAGTVHSLMGENGAGKSTLMKILAGVYTLDEGQILIDGEPVSITDPRSGLDHGIAMIHQELSFIPELSAAENIYLGRELRGKGGLVSKARMAEESQKVFDRWGIKINAKSQMKDLSVAQAQMVEIAKAIAFDARIIIMDEPTSAITEREVAALHKIIAQLREAGTAIIYITHKMDEVFAISDEITIFRDGTWVATELAKDMNRDRLISLMVGRELTALFPKSEAKIGEVILEVQNLNRGRQVKDVSFTVKRGEILGFAGLMGSGRTEVLETVFGIYPAESGTIKVRGKEVKIREPHQAISAGIGLLTEDRKKTGIMGVLSVRDNMSVAALSKFTAGGILRKPLIDKQCEEQRQALSLKTPSLNQQIQNLSGGNQQKVLLSRWLLTDPDILIIDEPTRGIDVGAKSEIHRLMSELAKQGKAIIMVSSEMPEILGMSDRVIVMCEGRLVGEVARKDATQEKIMELATQFSDEAVA; encoded by the coding sequence ATGAGCAAATTCATCGTAGAGATGAAAGGAATCACAAAACGATTCCCCGGCGTCCTAGCGCTAAATGACGTCAAACTAAATCTTCGTGCCGGAACCGTGCACTCGCTAATGGGGGAAAACGGCGCTGGTAAATCCACTCTCATGAAAATTCTTGCGGGTGTGTACACACTCGACGAGGGTCAAATTCTGATTGATGGTGAGCCTGTTTCCATCACGGACCCAAGATCAGGCCTGGATCACGGTATTGCCATGATTCACCAGGAGCTTTCTTTCATTCCAGAGTTATCAGCCGCCGAAAACATTTACCTTGGCCGTGAACTTCGCGGAAAAGGTGGATTAGTGAGTAAGGCCAGGATGGCTGAAGAATCGCAGAAGGTATTCGACCGATGGGGTATAAAGATCAATGCCAAATCTCAAATGAAAGATCTGAGCGTTGCTCAGGCTCAGATGGTGGAAATCGCCAAGGCAATTGCTTTTGATGCCCGAATCATCATCATGGATGAGCCAACATCTGCCATTACCGAGCGCGAGGTGGCCGCTCTACACAAAATTATTGCTCAACTTCGTGAAGCAGGAACGGCAATTATTTACATCACTCACAAGATGGATGAAGTATTCGCAATTTCTGATGAGATCACAATTTTCCGAGATGGCACTTGGGTAGCGACAGAACTTGCAAAAGACATGAACCGCGACCGGTTGATATCTCTTATGGTTGGTCGAGAACTGACAGCCTTGTTCCCTAAATCTGAGGCCAAAATCGGTGAGGTAATTCTTGAGGTTCAAAACCTGAATCGGGGTCGCCAAGTCAAGGATGTTTCGTTCACAGTAAAGCGTGGTGAAATCCTCGGCTTTGCTGGACTAATGGGTTCTGGTCGAACTGAAGTTCTTGAGACTGTTTTTGGCATCTACCCGGCTGAGTCGGGAACGATCAAGGTTCGTGGAAAAGAAGTAAAGATTCGTGAACCCCACCAAGCTATTTCGGCAGGTATCGGCTTACTTACCGAGGACCGCAAGAAGACCGGCATCATGGGAGTTCTTTCCGTACGCGACAATATGTCCGTCGCAGCCTTGTCCAAGTTCACCGCCGGTGGAATTTTACGCAAGCCACTAATCGACAAACAGTGTGAAGAGCAGCGTCAGGCACTGTCGTTGAAAACTCCATCACTAAATCAGCAGATTCAAAACCTATCGGGTGGTAACCAGCAGAAGGTTCTACTTTCTCGCTGGCTTCTCACTGACCCAGATATTTTGATTATTGATGAACCGACGCGGGGAATTGACGTTGGTGCAAAATCTGAAATTCACCGACTGATGAGCGAACTAGCCAAGCAAGGCAAGGCCATCATTATGGTTTCGTCAGAAATGCCAGAAATTCTGGGTATGAGTGACCGCGTAATCGTGATGTGTGAAGGTCGTTTGGTTGGCGAGGTTGCCCGCAAAGACGCCACTCAAGAAAAAATTATGGAACTAGCAACCCAATTCAGCGACGAAGCCGTTGCTTAG
- a CDS encoding TrkH family potassium uptake protein, translating into MASRKGFHPTQIVAGAFTAIILLGTFLLWLPISAAQGKTTGFMDALFTSTSAVTVTGLGTLDTETHWSMFGHWVIAVLIQVGGFGIVGFASLVGYLLEGRISLKNKMTTTSEASVAVAPDVKSLLKNIAKLMLGFQLLLLIFLFFRFLTKYEYSWQDALGHGVFHSIASFNNAGFALYSDSLIGFARDGWIIVPVFITVFLASLGFPVLVEIRDRFKLKLYKAFGKQPDYWMRPQWSLNSRIILWSSFVLLVAGAIGVGVLEWDNPKTLGPLDPLSKVLDSIFASVMPRTAGFNAMDIGAMHPSTWLGTEILMFVGGASASTAGGIKLGTAVVLFYVIYTEIRGEAAVNIGNRRLPRSMQRQALTIVSLTTFVIIGSVMLLRLTTNFDLDQILFEVVSATGTVGLSTGITASLPDHAKFLLSLLMLFGRLGPIVVATSLAMRRTRRHFEYPKERPLIG; encoded by the coding sequence ATGGCTAGCCGCAAGGGCTTTCATCCAACTCAAATCGTTGCAGGTGCATTCACCGCAATCATCCTTTTGGGTACCTTTCTACTCTGGCTACCGATTTCAGCAGCGCAGGGCAAAACAACCGGCTTCATGGATGCCCTGTTCACTTCTACCTCTGCCGTTACGGTCACTGGGCTGGGAACTTTAGATACTGAAACGCATTGGTCCATGTTTGGCCACTGGGTCATTGCAGTGCTGATTCAAGTTGGCGGTTTTGGAATCGTGGGATTCGCAAGCTTGGTTGGTTACTTACTTGAAGGCCGAATCTCACTCAAGAACAAAATGACAACCACTTCAGAGGCTTCAGTAGCTGTGGCACCGGATGTTAAATCGCTACTTAAGAACATCGCCAAACTGATGCTTGGTTTTCAATTGCTGCTGCTGATATTTCTGTTCTTTAGATTCCTGACCAAGTACGAATACAGTTGGCAGGACGCACTCGGTCACGGAGTTTTTCATTCAATTGCTTCATTCAATAATGCTGGTTTTGCGCTTTACAGCGATAGTTTGATTGGATTCGCTCGCGATGGCTGGATCATCGTTCCAGTTTTCATCACTGTCTTTTTGGCCAGCCTTGGATTTCCGGTTCTGGTGGAAATTCGCGACCGTTTCAAATTGAAGCTGTACAAGGCCTTTGGTAAACAACCTGACTATTGGATGAGACCACAGTGGTCGCTGAACTCGCGAATAATTCTTTGGTCAAGTTTCGTGCTCTTGGTTGCCGGTGCAATTGGAGTTGGAGTTCTTGAGTGGGACAACCCAAAAACACTTGGGCCACTTGACCCTTTGAGCAAAGTTCTAGACTCAATTTTTGCCTCGGTTATGCCACGCACAGCCGGTTTCAACGCAATGGACATTGGTGCCATGCACCCCAGCACCTGGCTAGGAACTGAGATTCTGATGTTCGTAGGTGGCGCTAGCGCTTCCACCGCCGGAGGAATCAAACTGGGCACCGCGGTTGTTTTGTTTTACGTTATTTACACGGAGATTAGAGGCGAGGCCGCAGTCAACATCGGCAACCGTAGATTACCTCGCTCGATGCAGCGCCAGGCGCTGACAATTGTGTCGCTGACCACTTTTGTGATTATTGGCTCGGTCATGCTGCTTCGACTGACAACCAATTTTGATCTGGACCAAATTCTCTTTGAGGTGGTTTCGGCCACCGGTACCGTGGGGCTTTCTACCGGAATCACAGCCAGTCTTCCCGACCACGCAAAATTCCTACTTTCGTTACTCATGCTTTTTGGTCGCCTTGGTCCAATCGTTGTGGCTACATCATTGGCCATGCGCAGAACTAGGCGCCACTTTGAGTACCCAAAGGAACGTCCACTTATCGGCTAA
- a CDS encoding MBL fold metallo-hydrolase RNA specificity domain-containing protein yields the protein MGIPKIEFLGAAGTVTGSRFLLSCDDTKVLVDAGMFQGLKELRLKNWNPFPIDPQQIDAVILTHAHLDHCGYIPKLVKDGFEGKIYLTEFTGKLAEVVLLDSARIQTEDAKYAAKKGFSKHNPPKALYEEPHAAKAVQQFSVQPFRTRIQVAEQTFVTFFPSGHILGASFVEVEFFGKRLLFTGDMGRQEHPLLVTPDKIPSGHFDAVITESTYGDREHAPTTTVFETAINETIDRGGSVLIPAFAVDRTEVILVQLRQLMETGKIRRVPIYADSPMALKALSFYRKAIDEDSEEIRDEIVRDWADKDPFDPGTLVELLTVEESKSINEPPQPCIIISASGMATGGRVVHHLRNMLPNPKHTVVLVGYQAIGTRGRRLIEGETEVKMHGEMVPVRAQIEQIKSFSVHADSEELIAWLKTASEQPGQVLVVHGEAGAAETFSDRIKSELGWKSHAPIDGEAVTL from the coding sequence ATGGGGATACCAAAAATTGAATTTTTAGGCGCGGCTGGCACTGTAACCGGCAGCCGTTTTCTGCTCTCGTGTGATGACACCAAGGTTTTGGTGGATGCCGGAATGTTTCAGGGCCTGAAAGAGCTTCGTCTTAAGAACTGGAACCCGTTTCCGATCGATCCCCAGCAAATAGATGCCGTGATCCTCACGCACGCGCACCTTGACCACTGTGGTTATATCCCAAAGTTGGTCAAAGACGGTTTTGAAGGAAAGATTTACCTCACCGAGTTCACCGGAAAGCTTGCCGAAGTTGTGCTGCTGGATTCAGCGAGAATTCAAACCGAGGACGCAAAGTACGCCGCGAAAAAAGGTTTTTCAAAACATAATCCGCCTAAGGCCCTTTACGAAGAGCCGCACGCGGCCAAAGCCGTGCAGCAGTTTTCAGTACAGCCATTCAGAACCAGAATCCAAGTCGCCGAGCAAACCTTTGTGACTTTTTTCCCATCGGGCCACATTCTTGGTGCTTCTTTTGTTGAGGTTGAATTCTTTGGCAAGCGACTTCTGTTCACCGGTGACATGGGCAGGCAGGAGCACCCGCTGCTGGTAACGCCTGACAAAATTCCATCCGGTCATTTTGACGCGGTAATCACCGAATCCACCTACGGTGATCGAGAGCACGCGCCAACGACCACTGTTTTTGAAACTGCAATAAATGAAACGATTGATCGCGGAGGTTCAGTTCTGATTCCAGCCTTTGCGGTGGATCGAACCGAAGTCATTTTGGTGCAACTAAGGCAGCTGATGGAGACGGGCAAAATTCGCCGAGTTCCGATTTACGCTGACTCACCGATGGCGCTTAAGGCCTTGTCTTTTTATCGCAAGGCAATTGATGAGGACTCCGAGGAAATTCGAGACGAAATTGTTCGCGACTGGGCGGACAAAGATCCTTTTGACCCGGGCACTCTGGTTGAGCTGCTTACGGTCGAAGAGTCCAAGTCAATTAATGAACCGCCGCAGCCCTGCATAATCATCTCTGCCTCTGGAATGGCCACCGGCGGGCGAGTGGTGCATCATCTGCGCAATATGCTTCCAAACCCAAAGCACACCGTGGTACTCGTTGGCTACCAAGCAATCGGCACCAGGGGTCGTCGCCTGATCGAAGGTGAGACTGAGGTTAAGATGCACGGCGAGATGGTTCCAGTGAGGGCGCAGATTGAACAAATTAAATCTTTCTCGGTTCACGCGGATTCTGAAGAACTCATTGCCTGGCTTAAGACTGCCAGTGAGCAGCCCGGTCAAGTTTTGGTGGTGCACGGCGAAGCCGGGGCCGCAGAGACTTTTAGCGATCGCATAAAATCTGAACTCGGCTGGAAGTCCCACGCTCCAATCGACGGCGAGGCAGTCACTTTATAA
- a CDS encoding ABC transporter permease produces the protein MAKKVITEPPTTTTLMTLSQKFNWREFLQKYMIVGVLIMFITVLAIMTDGNSIEPVNLVNVIRQVSAIGIIAVGMTFVIITLGIDLSVGSILGLAAVVAASLAQVPTGSLVKFEGIDLPVIVGVLAGLAVGALAGLINGVLIAKFRLAPFIATLGMMSIARGLAYIYTGDGRPFSDLKPEYNFIGQGYLFADPNQPLSGIPVPVVLFLLVAGIASFVLNYTKFGRYNFAIGGNETAARVSGIRIPRVTIVIYTISGLLAGLAGVLLSARIGSGNSTLGTGIELDAITAVIIGGTSFKGGIGTIWGTIVGAILIGVINNGLDLLNVSPFMQIVVKGLIIIIAIIIDERKNSKKI, from the coding sequence ATGGCTAAAAAAGTAATCACCGAACCTCCTACCACCACGACTCTGATGACCCTTTCTCAGAAATTCAACTGGCGTGAGTTCTTGCAGAAGTACATGATTGTCGGTGTTTTGATCATGTTCATCACCGTTTTGGCAATCATGACCGATGGAAATTCCATTGAGCCGGTCAACCTTGTAAATGTGATTCGTCAGGTATCGGCTATCGGCATCATCGCCGTTGGAATGACGTTTGTGATCATCACCCTCGGCATCGACCTTTCAGTAGGTTCTATCCTTGGCCTTGCGGCGGTGGTTGCCGCGAGTTTGGCACAGGTACCTACAGGTTCCCTGGTGAAGTTTGAAGGCATTGACCTTCCGGTTATTGTTGGCGTTCTAGCCGGCCTGGCGGTGGGGGCATTGGCGGGATTGATCAATGGTGTGCTAATCGCCAAGTTCCGACTTGCACCGTTCATCGCAACCCTAGGCATGATGTCAATTGCGCGTGGTCTTGCATATATCTACACCGGTGACGGACGACCTTTTTCTGACCTAAAGCCGGAGTACAACTTCATTGGTCAGGGTTACCTCTTTGCAGACCCAAACCAACCGCTGTCAGGTATCCCGGTACCGGTGGTGTTGTTTTTGCTCGTCGCAGGTATAGCTAGCTTTGTTTTGAACTACACCAAGTTTGGTAGATACAACTTTGCTATTGGTGGAAACGAAACTGCCGCCAGGGTCTCAGGTATCCGCATCCCACGCGTCACAATTGTGATTTACACCATCAGCGGTCTGCTTGCCGGACTGGCGGGTGTGCTGTTGTCAGCGCGAATCGGCTCCGGAAACTCAACCCTTGGTACCGGTATTGAACTTGATGCAATTACCGCGGTTATTATCGGTGGCACCAGCTTTAAGGGCGGAATCGGTACCATTTGGGGCACCATCGTTGGAGCGATTCTGATCGGTGTTATCAACAATGGTCTTGACCTACTTAATGTGTCTCCGTTTATGCAGATCGTGGTGAAGGGCTTGATTATCATCATTGCCATCATCATCGATGAACGAAAGAACTCAAAGAAAATCTAA
- a CDS encoding potassium channel family protein gives MNTLTNKPTRKRGFHAANVAVIGLGRFGSALALELVGGGHQVLGIDSDEKVVQSLAGNLTHVVSADTTDEETLKELGLADMDSAVVAIGADLESSILTASLLLQLGIKQVWAKANSTAHGKILRQLGVHHVIFPEYEMGRRVAHQVSGESLDYVHIDEDFVMVKVQCPPSFDGRDLADLKIRSTYGVTVVAYSHGDSNYTPAFPETVLHAGDHLVVAGRKKPLDEFCQLD, from the coding sequence GTGAATACCTTGACGAACAAACCAACTCGCAAGCGCGGTTTCCACGCGGCAAATGTTGCCGTAATCGGATTGGGTCGCTTTGGCTCAGCGCTAGCCCTTGAACTAGTGGGCGGCGGCCATCAGGTCCTTGGTATCGACTCCGATGAAAAGGTTGTCCAGTCACTAGCGGGTAACCTTACCCACGTGGTTTCTGCTGACACCACCGATGAAGAGACCCTCAAGGAGCTGGGCCTGGCTGACATGGACAGCGCAGTGGTTGCCATCGGTGCTGATTTGGAATCAAGCATTCTTACCGCGTCACTGCTTCTGCAATTGGGCATCAAGCAGGTGTGGGCTAAGGCAAACTCAACCGCACACGGAAAGATCTTGCGCCAGCTTGGCGTGCACCACGTCATTTTCCCCGAGTACGAAATGGGCCGCCGCGTGGCTCACCAGGTTTCCGGTGAATCGCTTGACTACGTGCACATTGATGAAGACTTTGTGATGGTTAAGGTCCAATGCCCACCATCTTTTGATGGCCGAGACCTTGCCGATCTAAAAATTAGAAGTACCTACGGAGTCACCGTGGTTGCGTACAGTCACGGAGATTCTAATTACACACCAGCGTTCCCAGAGACAGTTCTTCACGCGGGTGACCACCTGGTGGTCGCGGGCCGCAAGAAGCCACTCGATGAGTTCTGTCAACTGGATTAG